From the Alteromonas sp. CI.11.F.A3 genome, the window GCAGGTATTTGGCGCTTCAGTTATTGGAGCAAAAGAAATTAAGCACGGCAAAACTTCCGCGCTCTTTCATAAAAATCGAGGCTTATTTAACGGGTTTGAGCAAGGTTACGCGGTAACCCGCTATCACTCGTTAGTGCTTGATGAAAGCCAATTTCCTGAAACCTTAAATATCGATGCGTGGTGCGTAACTGATGACGGGGAAAAAGAGATTATGGGGATCTCTCATAACGCTCTCCCTATATGGGGTGTACAATTTCACCCTGAATCTCTGCTCACCGAATACGGCCATGACATTTTAAGTGCTTTTCTAAACGCCTAGGGTGTAACCCTTATTTATTCTGCCAACGCTTCAGAATAAACTTAAGCTATAGGGCTTCCTGCCGATAAAAAGTTCTGTAATTATTCGCATTGGGCGTTGTTTTTGTTTACTTTTTATAGGTTAATCAACAAAGCGCCTTTGTAAGTATATATTTAGGAAGTAGGGCGACCCAATGCACGGCATCTATGAACAGACGCACGAACAGTTACTTAGCAGGAGCTACTTTAAGATGACGACCCAAGCATCGACCCCGCCGCCTATCGATGAGCGCTTTGAGAGCCTATTAATCTCTCCAGAACTCGCGATGAAAATGCTGGGGAAACGTGGTCCTGGTGAAGTCAGCTTTGAGCAATCTGAACAAGGTGACGCCCGCAGACAATTACTTCACGTCGAAAAAGTCGCTATCGAGAATAAGCGCCTAAAAGCGCAGTCTGATGCTTCATATACCGAAACCGTTAATCATTACTTACATGAAGTTTTGTTAGGTGAGCTTACTGAGCAGTTATCGTTTACCTCAGACGTATTTAACAACACATTGAATTTAAGTGACGACACCGGTGCATTACTCGATGCGCTTTCGGTACGCGCGGCATCGGTATCTAAACTAGAACCTATTGCAGCTAATTTACCTTGGCTTTATGACGAGTTAATGCAAGTCGTGAACTCTCCCGCTTTTAGAAGACGGGATTCCAAAGGCCGGGTAATCGTGGTTGAAACCTTCAGGACGGCGCTTAGCTTTTTAGGCATTGAGAATTTACGCCTGCTTATTCCTTCTCTTGTAGTAAAACGCGCCATGCCTCAGGTAACCGACCCATACCCTTGCATCAAACTTAAACTCACTCAGTTTGCGCACGGCACGGCGGTTACGGCTAGGCATCTTGCACCACACTACAAGCTCAACCCCGTTCAGGCTTATAGTTTCGGTATGCTCAGTCAATTAGGTCGCTGTGCCATCATCCGATTGTACTTCAAGTTATTTGATAAGGTGCAGCTTCACCTTTTAACCGAATGCCAAAAAGACAAAGAGCGCATGCGCCATGAAGCCTTGTTAAAGCTGGCGCCGTCGGCAAATTACCTGATTGCATTACAAGATGAATATGCCGATGCGGTATCAGCCGACCTCATTGAAAATATGATGTTGAAACGCTTATTTATTGGTGATGCGATGCGCCAATGTGCCACCAGAGAACCCTGTGAAGTAGGCTCGATGCCCAAACTTCTACACCAAGCTCGCACTTATTCGAAAGTAAGAATGCTACACCAATCACGCATGGTTGAAGTAGCAGAGGTAAAACCAATGATTAAAGAGCAGGAATATCCATCAGGAGCATTGGAACAACTAAGATCTGTTGATATTTTCACCCTTCCCTTATCTCGGGAAGAAGAAAGCAGCTAATTTTTTGTGGATATTCATGCAAAGTCGCCAAATATCTTCTTTTACCCTTATTTGACCCACGCTAGATCAGCGCGCTCTGGCTGTGAGATTACACACCTAATTCACCTTTTAATTACACTATTCCTAAACAATATGGCTTAGTAGTAAATAGTTATTCACTTTTCCTGCAAATTAAGCCAGAGTCCTTGTATATAAAGGGCTGCAGCCATTCACAAACAAGACAAACCCTTAAAAAAATGGCATACTCATCGGTAATTTCGTTTATTTTTCCGCCTGTTCGAGGTCTATTGTACCGACACAGGCGCTTAAAACAGAGGTAACAAAAATGACAGTAACTCGCGCAACGTTTGATGAAGTGATGGTGCCTAACTACAATCCTGCGGGCATGGTACCCGTACGCGGTGAAGGTTCACGTGTATGGGATCAAGATGGTGCTGAGTATATCGACTTCGCTGGCGGTATTGCCGTGAACGTACTAGGTCATTGTCACCCTGAGCTCGTTAAGGCGCTTAACGAACAAGGCAACAAGTTGTGGCACTTGAGCAACGTATTCACCAATGAACCAGCACTTCGCTTAGCGTCTAAACTGGTCAATGCTACGTTTGCAGAGAAAGTATACTTTGCTAACTCAGGCGCAGAAGCCAATGAAGCCGCATTAAAATTGGCCCGTCGTTTCGCATTAGATAACTACGGTGAAGACAAAAACCAAATCATCGCTTTCAACAAAGGTTTTCACGGTCGTACTTTCTTTACCGTAACCGTTGGTGGACAAGCTGCATATTCTGATGGTTTTGGCCCTAAGCCTGGCGCTGTTGAGCATTGCGATTATAACGATTTAGCTGCATTTGAAGCACTAATCTCTGACAAGACATGTGCCGTTATGATGGAGCCGCTTCAAGGTGAAGGCGGAATCATCTCTCCTGACGTTGAATTTATCAAAGGTGTGCGTGAGTTGTGTGATAAGCACAATGCCTTGCTCATTTTTGATGAAGTGCAATCGGGTGTTGGTCGTACTGGTCACCTATATGCTTACATGGGCTTAGGTGTAACACCTGACATTTTAACTACCGCAAAATCGTTAGGCGGTGGCTTCCCTATTGGTGCCATGTTAACGACGACTGCGATTGCCGCGCATTTAAAAGCGGGGACTCACGGCAGCACTTACGGTGGTAATCCGCTAGCTTGCGCCGTGGCTGAAAAAGCCTTTGATATTGTTAACCAGCCTGAAGTACTTGAAGGCGTGTTACACAAAGAAGCCTTGTACCGTGAGCTACTTACAGCCATTAACGACAAGTATGATGTATTTTCTGAAGTACGTGGACAAGGCATGTTGCTTGGTTGCGCGTTAAACGAAAAATACCAAGGCCGCGCTCGCGACTTTATGATGGCGGCAACGAAAGAGCATCTTATGTGCTTAATTGCCGGTGCTAATGTTATTCGTTTCGCCCCTTCACTGGTAATTCCTGATGAAGATATCAAAGAAGGCTTAGCCCGATTTGAACGTGCCGTTGCCGCTGTTGTGAACGCCGAATAAACGCCAAATTAGCGAGTAGCGAACATGAATATAATTCGCCCTATTACACAAGCTGATTACAAGGCCTTGTACGACATTGCAGTGGAATCAGGTATCGGATTTACCTCGTTACCTGTTAACGATGATCTGCTGCATAGGAAAGTCGACCGTGCGCAAGACGCTTTCACTAAAGCTAACGTGACCCAACCGGGTGATGAGTCGTACCTTTTTGTTATGGAAGATACGACCACTGGTGAAGTAGTAGGTACGTCAGGTATTGAAGCCGCTGTTGGTATTGATGATGCGTTTTACCACTATCATTTGAGTAAAGTGGTGCACGCCTCTCGCGAGCTAAACATTCACAATACGGTTGAAATTCTCACCTTTTGTAATGACTACACGGGCGTAACTGAGATTTGTACGTTGTTTTTAAGAGAGCAGGCCCGTGGTGGCATTAACGGCCGTTTTCTATCGAAAGTACGCTTCTTATTTATGATGGAGCACCGTGAGCGCTTCTCTGAAACTATCATTGCCGAAATGCGTGGTGTGAGTGATGAAGAAGGTCGTTCGCCTTTCTGGGAATGGCTTGAAACCCACTTTTTCTCAATGGACTTCCCTACGGCTGATTACCTTACCGGTATTGGCAATAAGGTGTTTATTGCAGAACTGATGCCTAAATACCCTATATACGTCAATCTATTGAGCAAAGAAGCACAGGCGGTTATTGGACAGGTTCATGAAAAAACCCGCCCCGCCTTGCAATTGCTTGAAGGTGAAGGGTTTAGCTGTCGCGGTTACGTTGATATTTTTGATGCGGGCCCTACGGTAGAGGCCAACCTCAGTCATATCCGAACGGCGCAATCTAGCTTAAAAATGCCAATTGTTATTGATGATGCGGCGGCCGCACAAGGCCAAACCCATTACATCATAAACACCTCTGTTGCAGATTTTCGCGCGGTAGCCACCGAAATAGGTGTTAACGAAGAGCAAAATATTGCCGTGCTTTCGCGTCAGGCCGCTGCTGCTCTGAATGTGCAAGAGGGCGACCACGTTCGTCTTGCACCTGTAAAGTTCAGAGATTAATTGAAGGACACTTTTTATGTTACATACACATTTTATCGACGGACAATGGGTTACCGGTGAAGGGCACGACTTAGCTTCAATCGACCCAGCTAAGAACCAAGTTATTTGGGAAGGTAAGTCAGCCTCCCCTAGCCAGATTGACTTAGCGGTAAAAGCCGCTCGCGCTGCGGCTCCTGCTTGGGGAATGATGACAGTTGAAGAACGTTTAAACATCATTAAAGTTTACGGCGAAAAGCTAGGCGAAGCGAAAGAGCACCTAGCTAAAGTGATGGCGAAAGAAACCGGTAAACCAGAGTGGGAAACTGCCACAGAAGTAGGTGCCATGATGGGTAAAATCGCTATTTCTGAAAAAGCTTATTTCGAGCGTACCGGCAACGTTGAAAATCCTATGCCTGTAGGTAAAGCTTTCATTCGCCATAAAGCCCATGGTGTTGTAGCAGTATTCGGCCCGTATAATTTCCCAGGCCACTTGCCCAATGGTCACATTGTACCTGCGCTTATTGCTGGTAATACTGTGGTATTTAAACCTAGCGATCTTACCCCTATGGTTGCCGAAGAAATGGTTAAGCTATGGGAACAAGCGGGCTTGCCTGCCGGCGTACTTAACCTGGTTCAAGGTGAAGTTGAAACCGGTAAAGCACTAGCGTCGCACAATGGTATTGATGGGTTATTCTTTACCGGAAGTTCACGCACTGGCAAAATTTTGCACGAACAGTTTGCGGGACACCCAGGCAAAATTTTGGCCCTTGAAATGGGCGGAAATAACCCGTTAATCGTGAAAGACGTTGCCGATATTGATGGTGCGGTTCACGATATCGTGCAGTCAGCCTTTATTACGTCGGGTCAACGCTGCACCTGTGCGCGCCGTTTGTTTTTACCTGCCAATGCTCAAGGTGATGCCACATTAGCTCGTCTGCTTGAAGTCACTAAAAATATCAAAATTGATGACTATGATGCCGATGATCAGCCTTTCATGGGGGCAATGATTTCAGCAAACGCTGCAGCATCTATGGTTAAAGCGCAGCAAGAACTTGAAGCCCTAGGCGGCAAGGTGTTATTGCGATTAGAACAGCCTGATACCCAAAAGGGTTTCGCCACCCCAGGTATTATTGATGTGACTGACATGCTATCTGAATTGCCTGATGAAGAGCACTTCGGCCCATTGCTTAAGGTTATTCGCTACACCGACTTTGATAGCGCAATTGAAGAAGCGAACAACACGAGCTTTGGCTTATCTGCAGGATTGCTAGCGGATAACGAAGAAGACTACCGTTATTTCTTTGCACGTATTCGTGCAGGTATCGTTAACTGGAACCGCCCTATAACGGGTGCAAGCAGTGCAGCACCCTTTGGTGGCATTGGTGAAAGTGGAAATCATCGCGCCAGTGCATTTTATGCCGCCGACTATTGTGCGTTCCCAGTCGCCTCGGTAGAGCTTGAAAAAGTAACCTTGCCAGGTAAGTTAAGCCCAGGTCTAACACTTTAAATAAACCAATACAGACAAAGCCGCTATTAATAGCGGCTTTATTTATAGGACACCCCTCATGCATAACAATATCGATACACTCTTTGCCAATATGTGGGACGATTATGTTGCAATTACCCCTTCAGCTCACAAAATCCATGCCCTTCTTGCCGATGAAGAAAGCACGAATAACATTGTGAACGACCATGTTGCTTTTAGAACCTTTGCATTAGATAAAACCGCGCTTGAAAAATTGGCTGCTCACTTTCTTGCCCTTGGTTATAGCGAAATGGGTGATTACAATTTTAAAGCGAAGAAGCTAACCGCTAAGCACTTCGAACACCCTGATGACACTAAACCAAAAGTTTTCATCAGTGAGTTGAGAGTGAACGAACTGTCTGACAATGCACAAGCTATAATTCAAAAGCTCGTAACACAAATGGATGCCGATGTAGTGACCGCCGACAATTTCCTTTATTCAGGACGTCACTGGGATATCAGTAAAGCCGATTATGATGCCCTGCTCAGCGAATCAGAATATGCTGCATGGTTAGCGGCATGGGGCTTTCGCGCTAATCACTTTACGGTGAGCGTTAATCATTTGGGGCAAACTGATGAGCTTTCAGACGTCAATACGCGTCTTAAAGAAGCCGGTTTTCTGCTAAATACCTCTGGCGGCGAAATAAAAGGCGGACCTGAGGTCTTCCTCGCGCAGTCTTCTACTATGGCCGACCGCGCTCCTGTGGGTTTTTCTGATGAGACCGCCGCTATTCCTAGCTGCTTTTACGAATTCGCTCAGCGTTATAACATGCCTAATGGCAAGCGTTACCAAGGCTTTGTGGCAGCGTCTGCAGATAAGATTTTTGAAAGCACTAACGCCAGTTAAGTTATTTACGCGTTAAATTAGCGCGCATTGAACGAAAAACAAGAACAGATATGCGACAAATAAAAGGGCGAACGCCCTTTTATTTTCTGTCAGGAAAAGTATCTGACGGGTTCGTATGCCTTGCCAGGAACTGATCATAGGGCATGGGTTTATCGAAATAGAAACCCTGCATTAAATTCACGTCAGCATTTTCCATAAAGGGCAAGTAAGACTCCTGCTCTACCCCTTCCACCACAATTTCAATCTGCAATCTATTGAGCATGGCCACCAATCCGCAAAAAAGCGAATTCGCTTTACTGTTGTTATGAATATCCTTAACCAAGCTTCTATCCACTTTAACGACTTCAAAATGAAAGTTTCGAAGATAACTTAAGGAAGAAAACCCACTGCCAAAATCGTCTAGTGAAAGGCGAAAGCCGACTTCACGCAGACTATTTAGCGCAACAAGCGCAGCTTTCTCATCACGGATAAAAATAGACTCAGTAAGCTCAAGTTCAATCATGTCAGTGCGCACTGAACAGTCACCACAAATTTTGGTGGCTTGGGCGGGGAAATCGGTGTCGAGCATTTGGTTAACGCTGATATTAATTGAAAGCGGTATGCTCTCTCCTTGCTGCGCTTCCATCATGGCGATATAGTCGCATGCAGCTTCCAGCGCTTGCAACCCAATCTGGCGGTCTAGGTCGTGCTCTTCCGCAATAGGAATGAATACCACAGGAGGTACAACACCGTGTAAACCAGATATCCACCTACAAAGTACTTCTCCGCCTTTCAAAGTACCCTGCAAGTCATACTTGCCTTGAATATAGTAATCGAGCAAATTGTTTTCAATAGCCTTACGCAAGTCATTCACCATACTGACCTGTTGCGACATTCTCTCGTGAAGCCCTTCTTCGTATACATTCACTTGGCCTTTGCCAAGCTTTTTGGCTTGATACATCGCTGCATCTGCACATTGGACAACGCCTTCAATACTGTCATTGTCTTCGGGAAATTTGGCAATACCAATACTTGCTGACAGTTTTAATTCGACCTTTTTGGTCACCACAAAATCTTCTTCTATGAGCCCAATAAGCGCTTCGGATTGCTCCACCGCCCAGTCAATATCTTGTCGTGGAAGTACAGCGATAAACTCATCGCCTCCCCACCGCGCCACATCGCCGTGCGGACCAAAAGAAGCAGTTAGCAGAGCAGCAACACGCTGAAGCTCGGTATCTCCTTTCTCGTGCCCAGCGGTATCATTAATAGCTTTGAACCCATCAAGGTCGATAAACACCACTAAAAAGTTTGTTTGGCTGTCGAAAAGGTGCCGGAAAATATCTCGTAGGGCGCTGCGATTATTGAGCCCGGTTAATTCATCGTACAGGGCAAGTTGCTGCAACCGCGCTTCGCTTCGTTTACGTTCACTGATATCCCGCATAGTAGCGATAAGCGACGACGAAGCTTGTAGGTAATTATCGAAAACCGATACAGAAATATCTACCGGAGTGTTTTTACCGACTCTAGGCACAATAACAGATTCAAACCTAAGCTGTTTGTTGTGGTGCAGGCTGTTTGTATTAACTTTTTCCCCCATCAGCAAATCATTGAGATTAAGATTGATACAAGCCTTCTTATCTGCTGCGCCCACTAACTTCACA encodes:
- a CDS encoding anthranilate synthase component II — its product is MLLLIDNFDSFTHNLARYLTELGACVKVMRNNALTIADIEALSPSHLVISPGPCTPNESGISVEAIKHFAGKIPLLGVCLGHQAIGQVFGASVIGAKEIKHGKTSALFHKNRGLFNGFEQGYAVTRYHSLVLDESQFPETLNIDAWCVTDDGEKEIMGISHNALPIWGVQFHPESLLTEYGHDILSAFLNA
- a CDS encoding HDOD domain-containing protein, encoding MTTQASTPPPIDERFESLLISPELAMKMLGKRGPGEVSFEQSEQGDARRQLLHVEKVAIENKRLKAQSDASYTETVNHYLHEVLLGELTEQLSFTSDVFNNTLNLSDDTGALLDALSVRAASVSKLEPIAANLPWLYDELMQVVNSPAFRRRDSKGRVIVVETFRTALSFLGIENLRLLIPSLVVKRAMPQVTDPYPCIKLKLTQFAHGTAVTARHLAPHYKLNPVQAYSFGMLSQLGRCAIIRLYFKLFDKVQLHLLTECQKDKERMRHEALLKLAPSANYLIALQDEYADAVSADLIENMMLKRLFIGDAMRQCATREPCEVGSMPKLLHQARTYSKVRMLHQSRMVEVAEVKPMIKEQEYPSGALEQLRSVDIFTLPLSREEESS
- a CDS encoding aspartate aminotransferase family protein; this encodes MTVTRATFDEVMVPNYNPAGMVPVRGEGSRVWDQDGAEYIDFAGGIAVNVLGHCHPELVKALNEQGNKLWHLSNVFTNEPALRLASKLVNATFAEKVYFANSGAEANEAALKLARRFALDNYGEDKNQIIAFNKGFHGRTFFTVTVGGQAAYSDGFGPKPGAVEHCDYNDLAAFEALISDKTCAVMMEPLQGEGGIISPDVEFIKGVRELCDKHNALLIFDEVQSGVGRTGHLYAYMGLGVTPDILTTAKSLGGGFPIGAMLTTTAIAAHLKAGTHGSTYGGNPLACAVAEKAFDIVNQPEVLEGVLHKEALYRELLTAINDKYDVFSEVRGQGMLLGCALNEKYQGRARDFMMAATKEHLMCLIAGANVIRFAPSLVIPDEDIKEGLARFERAVAAVVNAE
- the astA gene encoding arginine N-succinyltransferase, whose product is MNIIRPITQADYKALYDIAVESGIGFTSLPVNDDLLHRKVDRAQDAFTKANVTQPGDESYLFVMEDTTTGEVVGTSGIEAAVGIDDAFYHYHLSKVVHASRELNIHNTVEILTFCNDYTGVTEICTLFLREQARGGINGRFLSKVRFLFMMEHRERFSETIIAEMRGVSDEEGRSPFWEWLETHFFSMDFPTADYLTGIGNKVFIAELMPKYPIYVNLLSKEAQAVIGQVHEKTRPALQLLEGEGFSCRGYVDIFDAGPTVEANLSHIRTAQSSLKMPIVIDDAAAAQGQTHYIINTSVADFRAVATEIGVNEEQNIAVLSRQAAAALNVQEGDHVRLAPVKFRD
- the astD gene encoding succinylglutamate-semialdehyde dehydrogenase is translated as MLHTHFIDGQWVTGEGHDLASIDPAKNQVIWEGKSASPSQIDLAVKAARAAAPAWGMMTVEERLNIIKVYGEKLGEAKEHLAKVMAKETGKPEWETATEVGAMMGKIAISEKAYFERTGNVENPMPVGKAFIRHKAHGVVAVFGPYNFPGHLPNGHIVPALIAGNTVVFKPSDLTPMVAEEMVKLWEQAGLPAGVLNLVQGEVETGKALASHNGIDGLFFTGSSRTGKILHEQFAGHPGKILALEMGGNNPLIVKDVADIDGAVHDIVQSAFITSGQRCTCARRLFLPANAQGDATLARLLEVTKNIKIDDYDADDQPFMGAMISANAAASMVKAQQELEALGGKVLLRLEQPDTQKGFATPGIIDVTDMLSELPDEEHFGPLLKVIRYTDFDSAIEEANNTSFGLSAGLLADNEEDYRYFFARIRAGIVNWNRPITGASSAAPFGGIGESGNHRASAFYAADYCAFPVASVELEKVTLPGKLSPGLTL
- a CDS encoding DUF1338 domain-containing protein, yielding MHNNIDTLFANMWDDYVAITPSAHKIHALLADEESTNNIVNDHVAFRTFALDKTALEKLAAHFLALGYSEMGDYNFKAKKLTAKHFEHPDDTKPKVFISELRVNELSDNAQAIIQKLVTQMDADVVTADNFLYSGRHWDISKADYDALLSESEYAAWLAAWGFRANHFTVSVNHLGQTDELSDVNTRLKEAGFLLNTSGGEIKGGPEVFLAQSSTMADRAPVGFSDETAAIPSCFYEFAQRYNMPNGKRYQGFVAASADKIFESTNAS
- a CDS encoding putative bifunctional diguanylate cyclase/phosphodiesterase, with protein sequence MGANLDPLEKKLQSLERRLQREKAARENAESLLLLKSDELYNALLFSQQSQKKLELALWASQASFWDWQASHDIIDIRAFSLNSESESTWSGTPIDLMALVHEDDMENLQFQWTMALHGGRERIELSFRMSIQGKLQWIRLRGRVLKRGSSGEALQIVGTTRDITQQRQAEQSFQLMASAFANSREPMLVLSPSLSINECNEAFVKLVGAADKKACINLNLNDLLMGEKVNTNSLHHNKQLRFESVIVPRVGKNTPVDISVSVFDNYLQASSSLIATMRDISERKRSEARLQQLALYDELTGLNNRSALRDIFRHLFDSQTNFLVVFIDLDGFKAINDTAGHEKGDTELQRVAALLTASFGPHGDVARWGGDEFIAVLPRQDIDWAVEQSEALIGLIEEDFVVTKKVELKLSASIGIAKFPEDNDSIEGVVQCADAAMYQAKKLGKGQVNVYEEGLHERMSQQVSMVNDLRKAIENNLLDYYIQGKYDLQGTLKGGEVLCRWISGLHGVVPPVVFIPIAEEHDLDRQIGLQALEAACDYIAMMEAQQGESIPLSINISVNQMLDTDFPAQATKICGDCSVRTDMIELELTESIFIRDEKAALVALNSLREVGFRLSLDDFGSGFSSLSYLRNFHFEVVKVDRSLVKDIHNNSKANSLFCGLVAMLNRLQIEIVVEGVEQESYLPFMENADVNLMQGFYFDKPMPYDQFLARHTNPSDTFPDRK